TGGTCAACTGCGACGACTACGCCACCGCGACCCGGCCGCTGCCGCCCGAGTACCTGCCCGCCGACTACACCGACAGGGGCATCGTCCAGGTCGCCATGGGCAACCACCTCACCGACCTCACCGGCGAGGAGTGGCACGGGCAGGGATTCACCCGCACCTTTGTGTACGGCACCTACGACGCGAGGATCACCTTCCTGGAGCCGATGATCACGCTGGCCACGCTGAAGGCCGCCGAGAGCGCCGATCCGGCCGACGCCTGCCGGCCGGTGAAGCAGCCGCAGGCCTGGCAGGTGCCCGGATGGTACCCGCGCGCCTACTGCGTCCGGCACTCCGCCGAGAGCGGTGAGTACACGGTGTCGCTGGAGGACTTCGCGCGGCACAGCTGATCACCGCCGTCCCACCCGCCCAGACCTGGAGGTCCCATGCCGCCCGTCGGACTGCTCGCCCGCATCGAGGCCAAGCCGGAGCACGCCGAGGAGGTCGCCGAGCTGCTGCTCGCCGCCCTGCCGATGGCGGTGGAGGAGGTGGACACCCGGACCTGGTTCGCCTTCCGCGAGAGCGAGACGGTGTTCGGCATCTTCGACACCTTCGACGACGCACAGGGCCGCGAGTACCACCTGCAGGGCCGGATCGCCGCCGCCCTGATGGAGGCCGTGCCCCGCCTGCTCACCGCCCCGCCCGACATCCGCTACGTGGACCTTCTGGCGGCGGCGCTGCCGTAGCCGCCCCCGGCGTCCCCTGATCGATGCGCTCCGCGGACGTACGGTGGACAGGGAGAGGCGCAGCCATGTACTACCCCGACCGCGAGGAAGCGGGCCGCCGGCTGGCGGCCGAACTGCAACGATGGCGTGGGGCCGACCCGGTCGTGGTGGCCCTGCCGCGCGGCGGCGTCCCGGTCGCCGCACCGGTGGCCAGGGCGCTCCGCGCGCCGCTGGACATCTGTGTGATCCGCAA
This genomic window from Streptomyces sp. TLI_235 contains:
- a CDS encoding quinol monooxygenase YgiN, which translates into the protein MPPVGLLARIEAKPEHAEEVAELLLAALPMAVEEVDTRTWFAFRESETVFGIFDTFDDAQGREYHLQGRIAAALMEAVPRLLTAPPDIRYVDLLAAALP